Proteins encoded in a region of the Deinococcus radiopugnans ATCC 19172 genome:
- a CDS encoding serine hydrolase domain-containing protein, which produces MFRRDPVKQALARVSAVLDVDARPLLGLTRSVFRRGGVLAVSRGAQTVTVPLGGVDAGGLFELASVTKPFTAALAGALVEAGRLDWSAPLSSLGGPLRRLPAHLTPLALATHTAGLPMHPARAVVTVFTRFHDPYGGMAAADVIASARRWSGLGGAQVTRSPRFAYSNLGVGLLALALAHAAGEEASAAGYGRALCGWVTGPLGLGVTLTPGGAVVRPTGLLGGPNVTGFGPLAGAGGLFGTATDLLVFGEMRQAAPPTQVLRPPGLPRHIGGVTPGWMVSGARGSGPDGEVRWHDGLARGTRTGLGFNLSSGAVVTVLARGTDSPLGVRGAVPALLLSLLGAGGDRL; this is translated from the coding sequence ATGTTCCGCCGCGATCCCGTGAAACAGGCGCTGGCCCGCGTCTCGGCGGTGCTGGACGTGGACGCCCGCCCGCTGCTGGGGCTGACCCGCAGCGTTTTCCGGCGCGGCGGCGTGCTGGCGGTCTCGCGCGGCGCCCAGACCGTGACGGTGCCGCTGGGTGGCGTGGACGCGGGCGGCCTCTTCGAGCTGGCCAGCGTGACCAAGCCGTTCACGGCGGCACTGGCCGGGGCGCTGGTGGAGGCCGGGCGGCTGGACTGGAGTGCGCCACTGTCCAGCCTGGGCGGCCCGCTGCGCCGCCTGCCCGCGCACCTGACCCCGCTGGCGCTGGCCACCCACACGGCGGGCCTGCCGATGCACCCGGCGCGGGCGGTGGTCACGGTGTTCACGCGCTTCCACGATCCCTACGGCGGGATGGCCGCCGCCGACGTGATCGCCAGTGCGCGGCGCTGGTCTGGTCTGGGTGGGGCGCAGGTGACACGCTCGCCACGCTTTGCGTATTCCAACCTGGGCGTGGGCCTGCTGGCCCTGGCCCTGGCGCACGCGGCGGGCGAGGAAGCCAGCGCGGCAGGCTACGGGCGGGCGCTGTGCGGCTGGGTGACCGGGCCGCTGGGGCTGGGCGTGACCCTGACCCCAGGAGGCGCGGTGGTACGGCCGACGGGCCTGCTGGGCGGCCCGAATGTCACCGGCTTCGGCCCACTGGCCGGGGCGGGCGGGCTGTTCGGCACGGCGACAGATCTGCTGGTCTTCGGTGAGATGCGACAGGCGGCACCCCCCACCCAGGTGTTGCGGCCCCCCGGCCTGCCCCGCCACATCGGCGGCGTGACCCCCGGCTGGATGGTCTCCGGGGCAAGAGGTTCTGGGCCGGACGGCGAGGTGCGCTGGCACGACGGGCTGGCGCGTGGCACCCGCACGGGGCTAGGGTTCAATCTCAGCTCCGGCGCGGTGGTGACTGTACTGGCGCGCGGCACCGATTCGCCGCTGGGGGTGCGTGGGGCGGTGCCAGCGCTGCTGCTGTCGCTGCTGGGGGCGGGGGGCGACAGGCTTTAA